A region of the Drosophila subpulchrella strain 33 F10 #4 breed RU33 chromosome 3L, RU_Dsub_v1.1 Primary Assembly, whole genome shotgun sequence genome:
CAGGTGGATGGAAGTGGGCTGGAAAAGTTGCGCGGCATTGTGATTTTGTTAGACATGTCCACCCACATGGGTTTTTCTGTATCGCGTAACCATTTGTGGGTGCCTCTGCGGTCTGAATCCATTTCCACCTCCTTcaactttgctgcttgcagcTCTGTTTGCTGTTTTCCGATTGTTGCCGTTGCCACTGCTGTTATTTAAGCAAATTTATTTCCCtactgctgctggtgctgctacAGCTATTTGCTTTTCATTTCCGGCCACGTCGACAAATCACAAAGCAACCCGAAAAAGGATATTATCTGGTTGCTACATTGGTTTGGTGCTACTTCCCGTATTTGTCTAAATAATTTGCAAAACATTTTTCGTTTCATCGCTCTGCAGGCTGATTGTGTGCGAAGATTTCACCCATTTTAATGGTCTCCTAAGTGGGTCTTTTTCCCCTCATATTTTTGTGACCTTTCATCTTGATCTGGGCTGCTTTGGGTCACTTCATTTGGGCCGAACCCAAATAGGTTGCTGTTGTCCACTCAGTTTTCCACTCACGTGTGCAAATAGAAAACCAAAACGGATTGGGCACACATGGAAAAATAATGGGCTACAAAGATGTATTTGGCAAGTGTTAgatattttttcaatatttctaCATTCTGCGATAAATAGAAAAGGTACCATAACAATCCAGAATATAACAAAAGAAATTAAGATTcaaaaagcaaattaaaaaattctgtttggcctataaaatatatattctaaGGGTATACTTTAAAATCATAGAACACTCTTTTGCTTTTACTCAAAATTAAATACTGATATAGCTCTATGTTCGTCAAAATTCTTGCGTCAGTGTAATCAAATTCTAGTCAAATCCGTAATGCTAATTGCCTGACCAAATGTTTGTGCCTCCGAAATTTCCACTTGTCATCCAGAGATGATGGCTCACTTAATTCACGGGCGATTTGAAAACGAGTTAAGGCTGTGACGCCTACACCTGCAGTTAGTCGTTGAGAGCATGATGTGGACAACGGGTCTGCTCTTGGCGGTGGGTCTGCTCACCCTGCCATCCCTGGGACTCACCTCTCGAAATCTTACGGAGTTTATGGGACACCGGCAGAAGCGATGGCTGATCTACCAGAACAGTGGATCCATGAAGTTCAGCATTGGTCCTTCGACACCCATTCCACTGGGGGACAAGGTTTCCTTTCGATCCTGTGTGCTATCCTTCACGCTCCAAGGTGGCTCCTATTCCCTGCCCACATCGCCCATCTGGCCGTGGGACAAGTGGGAGAGCACCTTTGCCCGATCCTTGGAGCACATGAAACGGAATATCGAGCGGCATACGGCCAATGGAGGGGTGCGATATGCCGACGACGCCAGGCTTTTGGTCTACACTGCACTGGAGGAGTACATGGGCAGAAGGAACAACGACCTGTCCATGGGCAGGCAGTGCCTTCTCCGGTCCATCTGCGAAAACGCCCAGATACATCACCACATCGGTGTGTTCTCGGAAATAATGGATATCATACTCAGGTAAGGCAAAAGCTATAAAAAACCgaaagattttaattttgtatatcTTCTATAAGTTGTATTTTGTATAtctaaaataagttttaaaaaaagtgatcccaatttaaaacaaattaaccaacgtttttatttttaatttcacgcTTATTATGTAGATCTTAACGGTTgtcttttttaaataatacaaagaTGGTCAGAAATAAACCATAACATTAAAGACCCTTTTTGAAATTATGTTATTCTTACTACTCCAATTTTTTTGATACCCATGATCTCATAATATGGGCTAcataaatttgaataaatctCTATTATAATCTTATAACCTCAAAATAATTTTCTCCATTTTAGTCCTGGCAAAGCGGATCTGGATAACTCCTATCATGAGGCCTATGCCGCCGGAAAAGGTGGAGCGAATTGTCTGGGCCTCTACAGGTCCTGTCCTCGGGGTCTAAACATCCTC
Encoded here:
- the LOC119554453 gene encoding uncharacterized protein LOC119554453 — translated: MMWTTGLLLAVGLLTLPSLGLTSRNLTEFMGHRQKRWLIYQNSGSMKFSIGPSTPIPLGDKVSFRSCVLSFTLQGGSYSLPTSPIWPWDKWESTFARSLEHMKRNIERHTANGGVRYADDARLLVYTALEEYMGRRNNDLSMGRQCLLRSICENAQIHHHIGVFSEIMDIILSPGKADLDNSYHEAYAAGKGGANCLGLYRSCPRGLNILDGLLIEEDD